In one window of Lewinellaceae bacterium DNA:
- the atpE gene encoding ATP synthase F0 subunit C, with translation MTSLIAIGAGLAVIGAGIGIGLIGGKAMDGIARQPEAAGDIRSGMILMAAFVEGAALIAILLSIFMLQG, from the coding sequence ATGACATCTTTAATTGCTATTGGAGCTGGACTTGCAGTAATCGGTGCCGGAATCGGCATTGGTTTGATCGGTGGAAAAGCCATGGACGGTATTGCACGTCAACCGGAAGCTGCCGGTGACATCCGTTCAGGTATGATCCTGATGGCTGCCTTCGTAGAAGGCGCTGCCCTGATCGCTATCCTGTTGTCCATCTTTATGTTACAGGGATAA
- a CDS encoding cell division protein ZapA, with translation MEGKEAKSIQVYIAGRSYPLKVNEEDASAIMKIAEEVNDKIQYFQRTYSNRDKQDCLSMALLTYAVDLYKARLNNAEGQLSDRLGKLDELLTSLLH, from the coding sequence ATGGAGGGAAAAGAAGCAAAGAGCATACAAGTATACATCGCGGGAAGATCCTATCCGCTGAAAGTGAATGAAGAAGATGCTTCTGCCATTATGAAGATCGCAGAAGAAGTCAATGATAAAATCCAATATTTTCAGCGTACCTATTCCAATCGCGATAAACAAGATTGCCTGTCTATGGCACTCTTAACGTATGCCGTAGACTTATATAAAGCCAGGCTGAACAATGCCGAAGGACAATTGTCCGACCGGCTGGGCAAGCTTGACGAATTGCTGACGTCCCTGCTCCATTAA
- the rny gene encoding ribonuclease Y — protein sequence MEASTLGLGLIIGLVIGAGIGFVIVRMLLNKSNQSKIEEINQKADLAIQEARVTAKRIVAEAETKSDKLLSNAENNHERIKQKKIQEAKDKFNKLRSEFDSEKAQHKIELKEREVVVADQEKELKRQQDEFKQRIDSIDSKETELNAVRDNLDKQLKIVAKKKEELDASIEKEISLLENIAKLSETEAKEQLLEAVKGKAESEAMAFIKESMEQAKATANKDAKKIVIQTIQRMAAEYTIENTVSVFNLDSDDIKGQIIGREGRNIRALEAATGAEIVVDDTPEAIVISSFDPIRREIARLALKRLVADGRIHPARIEEVVQKVKEQLNEQIVEIGERTVIDLDIHGMDPYLVKMVGRMRFRSSYGQNLLKHSIETANLCATMAAELGLHPKQVKMAKRAGLLHDIGKVSEEESELSHAILGMQICEKHKEHPAILNAVGAHHDEIEMNNIISPIIQACDAISGARPGARREILESYLKRIGELEELAMSYDGVQKAYALQAGRELRVIVESEKVTDNYAEDLSFLISQKIQDEMQYPGQIKVTVIREKRATAFAR from the coding sequence ATGGAAGCAAGTACCTTAGGTTTGGGATTGATTATTGGACTGGTAATCGGTGCCGGCATCGGATTCGTTATCGTCCGCATGCTCCTCAACAAGTCCAATCAATCCAAAATAGAAGAGATAAACCAGAAGGCCGACCTGGCCATCCAGGAAGCCCGTGTAACCGCCAAACGCATCGTAGCCGAGGCCGAGACCAAATCCGATAAACTACTGTCCAATGCTGAAAACAACCATGAACGCATCAAGCAGAAGAAAATCCAGGAAGCCAAAGACAAATTCAACAAACTGCGATCTGAATTTGATTCCGAAAAGGCCCAGCATAAGATCGAACTGAAGGAGCGCGAGGTAGTTGTCGCTGACCAGGAAAAAGAACTGAAGCGGCAGCAGGATGAATTCAAACAACGGATCGATTCCATTGACTCAAAGGAAACCGAACTGAATGCGGTTCGCGACAATCTGGATAAACAGCTGAAGATCGTCGCCAAGAAAAAAGAAGAACTGGATGCATCCATAGAGAAGGAGATCAGCCTGCTCGAAAACATCGCCAAGCTGAGCGAAACGGAAGCTAAAGAACAACTGCTGGAAGCCGTCAAAGGCAAAGCCGAGTCAGAAGCCATGGCCTTCATTAAAGAAAGCATGGAGCAGGCAAAAGCCACTGCCAATAAAGATGCCAAGAAGATCGTGATCCAGACCATCCAGCGGATGGCCGCAGAATACACCATCGAAAACACCGTATCGGTATTCAACCTGGATTCCGACGACATCAAGGGCCAGATCATCGGTCGTGAAGGCCGAAACATCCGCGCGCTTGAAGCTGCAACCGGTGCCGAGATCGTAGTCGACGACACACCAGAGGCGATTGTCATCTCCTCATTCGATCCCATCCGCCGGGAGATTGCCCGCCTGGCCCTGAAGCGGCTGGTCGCCGACGGACGTATCCACCCGGCCCGTATCGAGGAGGTTGTACAGAAAGTGAAAGAACAGCTGAACGAGCAGATCGTCGAGATCGGCGAACGTACAGTCATTGATCTGGATATCCACGGCATGGACCCTTATCTGGTCAAAATGGTTGGCCGGATGCGGTTCCGGTCTTCTTACGGTCAGAACCTGCTCAAACACTCCATCGAAACAGCCAATCTATGCGCTACGATGGCGGCCGAGCTCGGCCTGCACCCTAAACAGGTCAAAATGGCAAAACGCGCGGGGCTGCTGCACGATATTGGAAAAGTAAGTGAGGAGGAGTCAGAACTTTCACATGCGATCCTGGGTATGCAGATCTGTGAAAAACATAAAGAGCACCCGGCCATCCTCAATGCGGTGGGTGCGCACCACGACGAGATCGAGATGAACAACATCATCTCCCCGATCATCCAGGCCTGTGACGCCATATCGGGTGCACGCCCGGGCGCCCGGAGGGAGATCCTGGAAAGCTACCTGAAACGCATCGGCGAACTGGAAGAGCTGGCGATGTCTTACGACGGCGTACAGAAGGCTTATGCCCTGCAGGCAGGCCGTGAACTTCGTGTCATCGTGGAAAGTGAAAAAGTAACCGACAACTATGCCGAAGATCTCTCCTTCCTGATCTCTCAGAAGATCCAGGACGAAATGCAATACCCCGGGCAAATCAAGGTTACCGTAATCCGCGAAAAACGGGCTACGGCGTTTGCCCGTTGA
- the atpB gene encoding F0F1 ATP synthase subunit A, translating into MRMLSHRYLIVPLIAALFSLPYTGWAQHESDEHQEDATHAEASHEEGPAAFDPTATALHHISDANVYTILDFIRIPLPMILYSKDEGLDIFSSGRFHPGEHDNGEYAYHRYVLFEGNVHRIKDPSFPNDLVEIGPHSFTEHINDENDEVVFLNYQGTEYPLDPRTTLDNGMFGGKFTSFYDFSITKNVLSMILVALILFWLFRQAAVAYTRRNGKAPSGVQSWLEPVFTFIRDEVAIPFIGRDRYLKYLPLLMSLFFFILGLNLFGQIPFLGGTNVTGNLTVTGILAILVFLVVSFSGKKHYWQHIFWMPGVPVFVKPLLAFVEFLGVFIKPITLMLRLAGNIVSGHIAILSFIGLIFIFGKAGESLGGSVVGTFMSVPLTMFMMAIELIVAFVQAFVFTILTASYIGAAIDDGHH; encoded by the coding sequence ATGCGCATGTTAAGCCACCGTTACCTTATTGTGCCGCTGATTGCAGCTCTGTTCAGTCTGCCATATACCGGCTGGGCACAGCACGAATCCGATGAACACCAGGAAGATGCTACGCATGCTGAAGCATCCCATGAAGAAGGACCTGCCGCCTTTGACCCCACAGCTACTGCCCTGCACCACATCAGCGATGCCAATGTTTATACCATTCTGGATTTCATCCGCATCCCACTACCGATGATCCTATACAGCAAGGATGAAGGCCTGGACATTTTCTCTTCCGGCAGATTTCATCCCGGCGAGCACGACAATGGTGAGTATGCATACCACCGCTATGTACTGTTTGAAGGAAACGTACACCGGATCAAAGACCCTTCCTTTCCGAACGATCTGGTGGAAATAGGACCACACTCCTTCACCGAGCACATCAATGATGAAAACGATGAAGTGGTTTTCCTGAACTACCAGGGTACCGAATATCCGCTGGATCCCAGAACGACGCTGGACAACGGAATGTTTGGAGGTAAATTCACCTCTTTCTATGATTTTTCGATCACCAAGAATGTCCTTTCCATGATCCTGGTGGCACTGATCCTGTTCTGGCTGTTCCGCCAGGCGGCTGTGGCCTATACCCGCCGAAATGGAAAGGCACCAAGTGGTGTACAGTCCTGGCTGGAACCCGTGTTTACCTTTATCCGCGATGAAGTTGCCATTCCGTTTATCGGCAGAGACCGTTATCTGAAATACCTGCCCTTACTGATGAGCTTATTCTTCTTTATCCTGGGATTAAATCTGTTTGGCCAGATTCCCTTTCTGGGTGGCACCAACGTGACCGGTAACCTTACCGTGACCGGCATTTTGGCGATTCTCGTATTTCTGGTGGTCAGTTTCAGTGGTAAAAAACACTACTGGCAGCACATATTCTGGATGCCCGGTGTACCTGTCTTCGTAAAGCCATTACTGGCCTTCGTAGAATTCCTGGGAGTATTCATCAAGCCTATCACCCTGATGCTTCGTTTGGCCGGGAACATCGTATCCGGACACATCGCCATCCTGAGCTTCATCGGCTTGATCTTTATTTTTGGCAAAGCGGGAGAAAGCCTGGGAGGCAGCGTCGTAGGAACATTTATGTCGGTTCCACTGACGATGTTTATGATGGCCATCGAGCTGATCGTAGCCTTCGTACAGGCATTTGTATTTACCATTCTGACCGCATCCTATATCGGTGCGGCAATAGATGACGGACATCATTAA
- the atpF gene encoding F0F1 ATP synthase subunit B encodes MTLLFAPFQPAPGLALWSLIIFGIFWWLMAKYAFGPIARSLEKRDQDIQNALDEAKKAREEMSNLHAENERLLIEAREERAKILKEAKEVKNEIIAEARESAKEESSRIITSARAEIESQKKAALLEVKNQVGAMALDIAEKVIRKQLEQDREQTAYVEKLVKELNP; translated from the coding sequence ATGACGCTTTTATTTGCACCTTTTCAACCGGCACCGGGACTGGCATTATGGTCCCTGATCATCTTTGGTATCTTCTGGTGGCTGATGGCAAAATATGCCTTCGGCCCGATAGCCCGCTCCCTTGAAAAAAGAGATCAGGACATCCAGAATGCCCTGGACGAAGCCAAAAAAGCACGCGAGGAAATGTCCAATTTGCATGCCGAGAACGAGCGCCTGCTGATCGAAGCGCGTGAAGAACGGGCAAAAATCCTCAAGGAAGCCAAAGAAGTTAAGAACGAGATCATCGCCGAAGCACGCGAGTCCGCCAAGGAGGAATCCTCCCGGATCATTACCAGCGCTCGTGCCGAGATCGAAAGCCAGAAAAAAGCTGCCCTGCTGGAAGTGAAAAATCAGGTAGGCGCCATGGCTCTGGATATTGCCGAGAAAGTGATCCGCAAGCAACTGGAACAGGATAGAGAGCAAACGGCTTACGTCGAAAAATTGGTTAAAGAATTAAATCCTTAA
- the atpH gene encoding ATP synthase F1 subunit delta, which translates to MSVTRVASRYAKSLLELAIDQKNLERVKEDVDGFITALKSRDFYLMLKSPIIHTSKKQSILDVLFKGKFDALTLAFLHVLVRKGREMYLPEMAYEFQTQYKALKGITTVRIITASPVSTAFLEEVKAKLAESKVTRKHIELIPEVNPELIGGFILEFDDKMYDASVHHQLETMRKQLINKQVA; encoded by the coding sequence ATGTCGGTAACCCGTGTTGCTTCCAGGTACGCAAAATCACTGCTTGAACTGGCCATTGACCAGAAAAATCTCGAGCGGGTCAAGGAAGATGTGGATGGTTTTATCACCGCATTGAAAAGCCGTGATTTTTACCTGATGCTCAAAAGCCCGATCATCCATACCAGCAAGAAACAGTCTATCCTGGATGTGCTTTTTAAAGGAAAATTTGATGCCCTGACACTTGCCTTCTTGCATGTGTTGGTGCGCAAGGGTCGTGAAATGTACCTGCCGGAGATGGCTTATGAATTTCAGACGCAGTACAAAGCCCTGAAAGGGATCACTACCGTCCGGATCATCACCGCCAGCCCGGTCTCCACAGCATTTCTTGAAGAAGTTAAGGCTAAACTGGCTGAAAGCAAGGTGACCCGTAAACACATCGAGCTGATACCGGAAGTTAATCCGGAACTGATCGGTGGATTTATTCTTGAATTTGACGATAAAATGTATGACGCTTCGGTTCACCATCAGTTGGAGACCATGCGCAAACAATTAATCAATAAACAAGTGGCTTAA